In Corythoichthys intestinalis isolate RoL2023-P3 chromosome 11, ASM3026506v1, whole genome shotgun sequence, a single genomic region encodes these proteins:
- the hdx gene encoding highly divergent homeobox isoform X1, whose product MASSFPSGSSMDSWPQRRGLQTMNLRSVFTVEQQMILERYYDNGMTNQSKACFQLILQCAQEAKLDFSVVRTWVGNKRRKLASKGDQNGSMSHPLPSHGLAGALLSNHTLAGGGLPNHGLSAAALLPTEIAAVRNIHNRVHILPASSSFPSFSSPSSSTSSPSSLSSGNNSNNDSDVIHTSIYSLNSNPRPRPKPTVPIQSESELSALPPSSLISQAVQSRTHASSSSLHSKLGSPSQNLPSLTSASTSLVYTAGRDMKTSLPLRDVGLTAGIEGLPPGWTRPGTVLTKPWSSSTQSQTQLQPRSETNLQPPPPAAQKASLSLTLKNSTSTSEQTPCNQEVLALAERSEGSQTKTGLGCTSKVQEIRRPVSRTLDTSHNLSIAMETADEEDEWHREEELAFMAAQNTIYQEQATSLVKGSPSLTTASSQNVPFNRNSTHQGSYSFTQTSLSTEASSQTSASAATWIISNSRKRTFQDRTQFSDDDIIQLKRYWDRGMTSLGSLCREKITAAANQLNVDTEIVKTWISNRRRKYRLMCIEIPPPKGGPAVFTSTSSPRGESPVEFSPDEDRLRTPELEDLNDRASICLSEDSTIDSHHRDENGTDAAPLANNVKVEIIDEDDEEDDDQGEVTLLDLEQMQSLLEFKHEEVQFLEVELENQKQKYLDLASFTKRLLCAVRNKDVEKQQELITHLPQPLEQMTDMTKDRGTLPDVVSEDKSSSCYITKTSSDVEHTQKLANKGPPLMNIKEDNCIKVTEPSASEEQT is encoded by the exons ATGGCATCCTCGTTCCCGTCCGGTAGTAGCATGGATTCATGGCCACAGAGGCGCGGTCTCCAGACT ATGAACCTGCGGTCAGTATTCACAGTGGAACAGCAGATGATCCTGGAACGTTACTATGATAATGGGATGACCAATCAAAGTAAGGCATGCTTCCAGCTAATACTGCAATGTGCTCAAGAGGCCAAACTAGATTTCAGCGTTGTCCGG ACATGGGTCGGTAACAAAAGGCGGAAACTTGCCTCTAAGGGAGACCAAAATGGCAGCATGTCTCATCCCTTACCTAGTCATGGACTTGCTGGGGCACTGTTGTCCAATCACACACTAGCTGGAGGAGGTCTGCCCAATCATGGGCTCTCTGCAGCAGCATTGCTCCCAACTGAAATTGCTGCCGTGCGGAATATTCATAATCGTGTACACATTCTTCCTGCATCATCCTCCTTCCCTTCTTTCTCATCACCATCTTCCTCTACTTCTTCTCCCTCTTCCCTAAGCAGTGGGAACAACAGCAACAACGACAGTGACGTCATACACACCAGTATCTACTCCTTAAACTCCAACCCTCGCCCCCGGCCAAAACCCACTGTCCCTATACAGTCAGAGTCTGAACTCTCTGCACTCCCTCCCAGCTCTTTAATCAGCCAGGCAGTGCAGAGCAGAACCCACGCTAGCTCCTCATCTCTTCACTCAAAACTAGGCTCACCATCACAGAATCTGCCATCCCTCACATCTGCCTCCACATCTCTGGTCTACACTGCTGGAAGAGACATGAAGACTAGTTTGCCACTTAGAGATGTAGGATTGACTGCAGGGATTGAAGGCCTACCTCCCGGCTGGACTCGACCTGGTACCGTGCTAACTAAGCCGTGGTCCTCTTCTACTCAGTCCCAGACTCAACTTCAGCCAAGATCTGAGACCAATTTGCAACCGCCACCCCCAGCTGCGCAGAAAGCCAGTCTGTCCCTCACACTCAAAAACTCTACTTCTACCTCAGAGCAGACACCCTGCAACCAAGAGGTTTTGGCCTTAGCAGAAAGAAGTGAGGGCAGCCAAACTAAGACTGGACTAGGTTGTACCTCAAAAGTCCAGGAAATCCGGAGGCCAGTTTCACGCACTTTGGATACCAGTCATAACCTCTCCATTGCTATGGAAACCGCAGATGAAGAAGATGAGTGGCATAGGGAAGAAGAACTGGCATTTATGGCTGCTCAAAATACCATATATCAAGAGCAGGCAACATCTTTGGTTAAAGGGAGTCCTTCATTGACCACAGCCAGCTCCCAAAATGTTCCATTTAATCGCAACTCCACTCATCAGGGCAGCTACTCCTTCACACAAACCTCGCTTTCTACGGAAGCCAGCTCACAG ACTTCGGCCAGTGCTGCCACTTGGATTATCAGCAACTCCCGAAAAAGAACA TTCCAGGATCGGACCCAATTCAGTGATGATGATATCATTCAACTGAAACGCTACTGGGACAGGGGCATGACCAGCCTAGGCTCATTGTGCAGAGAAAAGATAACTGCTGCAGCAAACCAGCTCAATGTGGACACTGAAATAGTTAAG ACATGGATCAGCAACAGGCGAAGAAAGTACCGTCTCATGTGTATTGAAATACCACCGCCTAAAGGTGGGCCTGCTGTATTCACAAGCACAAGCTCTCCCAGGGGTGAATCTCCAGTGGAGTTTAGCCCTGATGAAGATCGTCTCAGAACACCCGAACTTGAAGACTTGAATGATAGGGCATCTATCTGCCTATCTGAAG atagcacCATTGACTCACACCATAGAGACGAAAATGGAACAGATGCTGCGCCACTGGCTAATAATGTG AAGGTTGAAATAATTGATGAGGATGACGAAGAAGATGACGATCAGGGTGAAGTAACGCTCTTAGATCTAGAGCAGATGCAAAGTCTGCTTGAATTCAAG CATGAGGAAGTGCAGTTCTTGGAGGTTGAGCTAGAgaaccaaaaacaaaaatacctggACCTTGCAAGCTTCACAAAGAGGCTGCTGTGTGCTGTAAGAAATAAAGATGTGGAAAAACAGCAG GAACTCATTACCCATCTACCTCAGCCTTTGGAACAGATGACGGACATGACCAAGGACAGAGGAACTCTTCCTGATGTTGTGTCTGAAGACAAGTCTTCCAGCTGCTACATTACCAAGACATCAAGCGATGTTGAACATACGCAAAAGCTGGCAAACAAAGGGCCCCCATTGATGAACATTAAAGAAGACAATTGCATTAAAGTTACTGAGCCCTCTGCATCAGAGGAGCAAACGTAA
- the hdx gene encoding highly divergent homeobox isoform X2, giving the protein MASSFPSGSSMDSWPQRRGLQTMNLRSVFTVEQQMILERYYDNGMTNQSKACFQLILQCAQEAKLDFSVVRTWVGNKRRKLASKGDQNGSMSHPLPSHGLAGALLSNHTLAGGGLPNHGLSAAALLPTEIAAVRNIHNRVHILPASSSFPSFSSPSSSTSSPSSLSSGNNSNNDSDVIHTSIYSLNSNPRPRPKPTVPIQSESELSALPPSSLISQAVQSRTHASSSSLHSKLGSPSQNLPSLTSASTSLVYTAGRDMKTSLPLRDVGLTAGIEGLPPGWTRPGTVLTKPWSSSTQSQTQLQPRSETNLQPPPPAAQKASLSLTLKNSTSTSEQTPCNQEVLALAERSEGSQTKTGLGCTSKVQEIRRPVSRTLDTSHNLSIAMETADEEDEWHREEELAFMAAQNTIYQEQATSLVKGSPSLTTASSQNVPFNRNSTHQGSYSFTQTSLSTEASSQTSASAATWIISNSRKRTFQDRTQFSDDDIIQLKRYWDRGMTSLGSLCREKITAAANQLNVDTEIVKTWISNRRRKYRLMCIEIPPPKGGPAVFTSTSSPRGESPVEFSPDEDRLRTPELEDLNDRASICLSEDSTIDSHHRDENGTDAAPLANNVVEIIDEDDEEDDDQGEVTLLDLEQMQSLLEFKHEEVQFLEVELENQKQKYLDLASFTKRLLCAVRNKDVEKQQELITHLPQPLEQMTDMTKDRGTLPDVVSEDKSSSCYITKTSSDVEHTQKLANKGPPLMNIKEDNCIKVTEPSASEEQT; this is encoded by the exons ATGGCATCCTCGTTCCCGTCCGGTAGTAGCATGGATTCATGGCCACAGAGGCGCGGTCTCCAGACT ATGAACCTGCGGTCAGTATTCACAGTGGAACAGCAGATGATCCTGGAACGTTACTATGATAATGGGATGACCAATCAAAGTAAGGCATGCTTCCAGCTAATACTGCAATGTGCTCAAGAGGCCAAACTAGATTTCAGCGTTGTCCGG ACATGGGTCGGTAACAAAAGGCGGAAACTTGCCTCTAAGGGAGACCAAAATGGCAGCATGTCTCATCCCTTACCTAGTCATGGACTTGCTGGGGCACTGTTGTCCAATCACACACTAGCTGGAGGAGGTCTGCCCAATCATGGGCTCTCTGCAGCAGCATTGCTCCCAACTGAAATTGCTGCCGTGCGGAATATTCATAATCGTGTACACATTCTTCCTGCATCATCCTCCTTCCCTTCTTTCTCATCACCATCTTCCTCTACTTCTTCTCCCTCTTCCCTAAGCAGTGGGAACAACAGCAACAACGACAGTGACGTCATACACACCAGTATCTACTCCTTAAACTCCAACCCTCGCCCCCGGCCAAAACCCACTGTCCCTATACAGTCAGAGTCTGAACTCTCTGCACTCCCTCCCAGCTCTTTAATCAGCCAGGCAGTGCAGAGCAGAACCCACGCTAGCTCCTCATCTCTTCACTCAAAACTAGGCTCACCATCACAGAATCTGCCATCCCTCACATCTGCCTCCACATCTCTGGTCTACACTGCTGGAAGAGACATGAAGACTAGTTTGCCACTTAGAGATGTAGGATTGACTGCAGGGATTGAAGGCCTACCTCCCGGCTGGACTCGACCTGGTACCGTGCTAACTAAGCCGTGGTCCTCTTCTACTCAGTCCCAGACTCAACTTCAGCCAAGATCTGAGACCAATTTGCAACCGCCACCCCCAGCTGCGCAGAAAGCCAGTCTGTCCCTCACACTCAAAAACTCTACTTCTACCTCAGAGCAGACACCCTGCAACCAAGAGGTTTTGGCCTTAGCAGAAAGAAGTGAGGGCAGCCAAACTAAGACTGGACTAGGTTGTACCTCAAAAGTCCAGGAAATCCGGAGGCCAGTTTCACGCACTTTGGATACCAGTCATAACCTCTCCATTGCTATGGAAACCGCAGATGAAGAAGATGAGTGGCATAGGGAAGAAGAACTGGCATTTATGGCTGCTCAAAATACCATATATCAAGAGCAGGCAACATCTTTGGTTAAAGGGAGTCCTTCATTGACCACAGCCAGCTCCCAAAATGTTCCATTTAATCGCAACTCCACTCATCAGGGCAGCTACTCCTTCACACAAACCTCGCTTTCTACGGAAGCCAGCTCACAG ACTTCGGCCAGTGCTGCCACTTGGATTATCAGCAACTCCCGAAAAAGAACA TTCCAGGATCGGACCCAATTCAGTGATGATGATATCATTCAACTGAAACGCTACTGGGACAGGGGCATGACCAGCCTAGGCTCATTGTGCAGAGAAAAGATAACTGCTGCAGCAAACCAGCTCAATGTGGACACTGAAATAGTTAAG ACATGGATCAGCAACAGGCGAAGAAAGTACCGTCTCATGTGTATTGAAATACCACCGCCTAAAGGTGGGCCTGCTGTATTCACAAGCACAAGCTCTCCCAGGGGTGAATCTCCAGTGGAGTTTAGCCCTGATGAAGATCGTCTCAGAACACCCGAACTTGAAGACTTGAATGATAGGGCATCTATCTGCCTATCTGAAG atagcacCATTGACTCACACCATAGAGACGAAAATGGAACAGATGCTGCGCCACTGGCTAATAATGTG GTTGAAATAATTGATGAGGATGACGAAGAAGATGACGATCAGGGTGAAGTAACGCTCTTAGATCTAGAGCAGATGCAAAGTCTGCTTGAATTCAAG CATGAGGAAGTGCAGTTCTTGGAGGTTGAGCTAGAgaaccaaaaacaaaaatacctggACCTTGCAAGCTTCACAAAGAGGCTGCTGTGTGCTGTAAGAAATAAAGATGTGGAAAAACAGCAG GAACTCATTACCCATCTACCTCAGCCTTTGGAACAGATGACGGACATGACCAAGGACAGAGGAACTCTTCCTGATGTTGTGTCTGAAGACAAGTCTTCCAGCTGCTACATTACCAAGACATCAAGCGATGTTGAACATACGCAAAAGCTGGCAAACAAAGGGCCCCCATTGATGAACATTAAAGAAGACAATTGCATTAAAGTTACTGAGCCCTCTGCATCAGAGGAGCAAACGTAA